A stretch of the Streptomyces sp. NBC_01428 genome encodes the following:
- a CDS encoding ABC transporter ATP-binding protein → MSDTSAPPALRVTGLGKVFGDVTAVDGVDLTLAPGGSVAVVGESGSGKTTTARMIAGLERPTTGSIRIAGHEPPGRRARAAERLRHARRIQMVFQDPYASLDRHQRVRDCVAEVLTLHTGLRGPALREEVVRHLERVGLDERQGDALPRTLSGGQRQRVAIARALAVDPRVLVLDEAVAALDVSVQAQILTLLREIRERSRVAYLFITHDLGVVRHVCDDVVVMHRGRIVERGPTEHILTNPQDTYTRTLLDSVPRRGWKPVRRTPPIGTP, encoded by the coding sequence ATGAGTGACACGAGCGCACCCCCCGCCCTCCGCGTGACCGGACTGGGCAAGGTCTTCGGTGACGTCACGGCCGTGGACGGCGTCGATCTGACGCTGGCCCCGGGCGGCTCGGTGGCCGTGGTCGGGGAGTCCGGCTCGGGCAAGACCACCACGGCCCGGATGATCGCCGGTCTCGAACGCCCCACCACCGGGAGCATCCGGATCGCCGGACACGAGCCGCCGGGGCGCCGCGCCCGTGCCGCGGAACGTCTGCGGCACGCCCGCCGGATCCAGATGGTCTTCCAGGACCCGTACGCCTCGCTCGACCGGCACCAGCGCGTACGGGACTGCGTGGCCGAGGTCCTCACGCTGCACACCGGGCTGAGAGGACCGGCGCTGCGCGAGGAAGTGGTCCGGCACCTCGAACGGGTCGGGCTCGACGAGCGCCAGGGCGACGCCCTCCCGCGCACCTTGTCCGGCGGCCAGCGCCAACGGGTCGCCATCGCCCGCGCTCTCGCCGTGGACCCCCGCGTCCTGGTCCTCGACGAGGCGGTGGCAGCGCTCGACGTCTCCGTCCAGGCGCAGATCCTCACCCTGCTGCGCGAGATCCGCGAGCGGAGCCGGGTCGCCTACCTGTTCATCACCCACGACCTGGGCGTGGTGCGGCACGTCTGCGACGACGTCGTGGTCATGCACCGCGGCCGCATCGTGGAGAGGGGACCGACGGAGCACATCCTGACGAACCCCCAGGACACCTACACCCGCACCCTGCTCGACTCCGTGCCCCGCCGGGGCTGGAAGCCAGTCCGCCGCACCCCACCGATCGGAACACCCTGA
- a CDS encoding DUF3237 domain-containing protein, whose amino-acid sequence MTSQPPATSPTLTYAFEIRAEVAESLHIGHGDGERTEFTPITGGTVSGPRLNGAVVAGGGDWSNTRGDVCELDARYLIRADDGAVIDITNRGYYVEGTDSPDQFDGTLRTAEAGVYFRTSPVFRTDAPAHRWLAATVFVGLARVEEDHIVIRLYSLD is encoded by the coding sequence ATGACATCCCAGCCTCCGGCAACGTCCCCGACCCTGACCTACGCCTTCGAGATCCGAGCCGAGGTCGCCGAGAGTCTGCACATCGGCCACGGCGACGGCGAGCGCACCGAGTTCACCCCCATCACCGGCGGCACCGTCAGCGGCCCCCGGCTCAACGGCGCGGTGGTCGCGGGCGGGGGCGACTGGTCCAACACCCGCGGCGACGTGTGCGAGTTGGACGCCCGCTATCTGATCCGCGCGGACGACGGGGCGGTCATCGACATCACGAACCGCGGCTACTACGTCGAAGGCACCGACAGTCCGGACCAGTTCGACGGCACCCTCAGAACGGCCGAGGCGGGCGTCTATTTCCGCACCTCCCCGGTCTTCCGTACCGACGCGCCCGCCCATCGCTGGCTCGCCGCGACGGTCTTCGTGGGCCTGGCCAGGGTGGAGGAGGACCACATCGTGATCCGGCTGTACAGCCTGGACTGA